In a genomic window of Lathamus discolor isolate bLatDis1 chromosome 4, bLatDis1.hap1, whole genome shotgun sequence:
- the TMEM126A gene encoding transmembrane protein 126A, whose protein sequence is MTGREFLELDTPQHRLYLERVQRMELIQKIFNELPKADQNLCNHGSYFLAANSSLCGLAGNNFFRNILHIRRAAIISAVPMAVLPFMSTAAIYEVFVRQPLFSGELNCEVCAVVRGGLVGAVVGGLYPIFLAIPLNGSLAARYSSSPLPGKENLLRFWLRIAQPVFRKMSLGVLVQVLTGLYLATKHHGIYVKILQQMNSSRDPEELQG, encoded by the exons ATGACAGGAAGAGAGTTTCTTGAACTAGATACTCCACAGCACAGACTATATTTGGAAAGAGTTCAGCGGATGGAACTCATACAAAAGATATTCAATGAGCTTCCTAAAGCAGATCA GAATCTTTGCAATCATGGATCATACTTCCTAGCAGCAAACTCAAGCTTATGTGGCTTGGCAGGAAATAACTTCTTCAGGAACATCCTACATATCCGAAGAGCTGCCATTATATCTGCAGTGCCAATGGCCGTGCTGCCATTTATGTCAACAGCAGCAATTTATGAAGTTTTTGTGCGTCAGCCTTTATTTTCAG GTGAGCTGAACTGCGAGGTCTGTGCTGTGGTCAGAGGAGGATTGGTCGGGGCTGTTGTGGGTGGACTCTATCCTATTTTCCTGGCTATCCCCTTGAACGGAAGCCTTGCAGCCAG GTATTCTTCATCGCCCTTGCCAGGGAAGGAAAATCTCTTACGCTTCTGGCTCAGAAttgctcagcctgtctttagAAAGATGAGCTTGGGTGTACTTGTACAGGTTCTGACTGGCTTGTATCTTGCCACTAAACACCATGGAATATATGTCAAAATACTTCAGCAGATGAACTCTAGCAGGGATCCTGAGGAGTTACAAGGGTGA